A region of the Pseudoroseomonas cervicalis genome:
AGACGATGAACACCGCCGTGTTCTGCAGCTGCGGCGGCAGCACCAGGTTGGAGAGCTGCTGCACCAGGCCGATGATCAGCCCGCCCAGGAAGGCGCCGCCGACGCTACCCATGCCGCCCAGCACCACGCCGGCATACATGATGATGACGAAGTCGAAGCCGGTATAGGCCTGGAAGGGATAGAAGGTGGCGACGCAGACACCTGCGACCGCGGTCAGCGCCAGGCCGATGCCGAAGGCGGTGCGGAAGGCGCGGTCGACATTGATGCCCATATAGAGCGCGGCGATCGGGTTGTTGGCCACCGCGCGCAGCTGGCGGCCGATGCCGCTGCGCGCCATCAGCAGGATCACCAGCAGCACCGCGGCCACCGCCATCAGAGCCGACCAGGAGCGCGCCTGGTTGATGAACAGCATGATGTCGCCGCTGGCGAGATCCAGCGTCCAGGAGCGTGTCGCCGCCTCGTTCGGGATCGAGACCGGGGAGGAGCCGAACAGCATCAGCCCGCCATTCTGCAGCACCAGCGACAGGCCGAGCGTCAGGATCAGCTGGCCGGTATGGCCGGCATCCGCCGTGCCGATGGCGCGCGCGCCGCTGACGCGGCTGACCAGCGCCCAATGCGTCGCGGCGCCGATGCCGTAGAACAGGGCGGCGGCGGCGCAGGCCACCAGCATGGCGATGGCGAAGGCCCAGGAGCGGCCCGGCGCCAGCAGCGCGACACCGGCGAGGCCGGTGTACATGGCCAGCATCATGAAGTCGCCCTGGGCGAAGTTGATCACCCGCATGATGCCGAAGATCAGGCCAAGGCCCGCGCACATCAGCCCGTAGAGGCAGCCCAGCAGCAGGCCGGCCGCCAGGATCTGCAGCAGGGCCTCGATTTCACCCGC
Encoded here:
- a CDS encoding branched-chain amino acid ABC transporter permease; this encodes MSYAGEIEALLQILAAGLLLGCLYGLMCAGLGLIFGIMRVINFAQGDFMMLAMYTGLAGVALLAPGRSWAFAIAMLVACAAAALFYGIGAATHWALVSRVSGARAIGTADAGHTGQLILTLGLSLVLQNGGLMLFGSSPVSIPNEAATRSWTLDLASGDIMLFINQARSWSALMAVAAVLLVILLMARSGIGRQLRAVANNPIAALYMGINVDRAFRTAFGIGLALTAVAGVCVATFYPFQAYTGFDFVIIMYAGVVLGGMGSVGGAFLGGLIIGLVQQLSNLVLPPQLQNTAVFIVFLAVLLIRPQGLFGRGVERA